One genomic segment of Erythrolamprus reginae isolate rEryReg1 chromosome 2, rEryReg1.hap1, whole genome shotgun sequence includes these proteins:
- the RETN gene encoding resistin has translation MKKLFIFLLLTVLLSEKYVNTQTCEVDNVIESKTKKTVDAAVSSFLPRAHRVCQSVLARGAFVNCPPGFTPTTCACGMSCGSWDIRHNSGCYCTCPRIDWTKARCCKMPFI, from the exons ATGAAGAAACTCTTCATATTCCTACTGTTGACTGTGTTGCTTTCTGAAAAATATGTAAATACTCAGACATGTGAAGTTGACAATGTGATTGAATCGAAGACTAAGAAAACAGTTGATGCTGCAG TGTCTTCATTTCTGCCAAGAGCCCACCGGGTTTGCCAAAGTGTGCTTGCTCGAGGTGCTTTCGTCAATTGTCCACCAG gTTTTACACCCACTACATGTGCCTGTGGAATGAGTTGTGGATCTTGGGATATTCGTCACAACTCAGGTTGTTATTGCACATGTCCCCGGATTGACTGGACTAAAGCCCGTTGCTGCAAAATGCCTTTTATTTGA